In Candidatus Eremiobacteraceae bacterium, the sequence AGGGCTGACGGTTCGCGCCGAGTCCTACGGGCATTCCCGATGCGCACACGGCGAAAACGCCGCCGAGCGTGTCGCCGTTCGCCTTCGCCTGATCGATGCACGCCACCATTGCGGCCGACGCCTCGGCGTCGTGGCAGCGCACTGGGGACGCGTCCAGCTCGATTGCGCTGGGCGTGCCCTCCGGTATCGCAACCGCGACGTCGCCAATCTGCAGGACAAAACCGGACACGGAGATGCCGATCAGGCCGATGTATTGCCGTGCGATCTCGCCGATGGCCACGCGCATGGCGGTCTCCCGAGCGCTCGCCCGCTCAAGCACGTTGCGCAGATCGCGATGGCGGTATTTCACGGCGCCGGCATAGTCCGCGTGACCCGGGCGCGGTCTTGTTATCGGCGGCCCCGATCCGGTCCGCGGATCCATAAGGGCGCGGACGTTGTCAAAATCTTTGTTCCTAATGATGACGGCGAGCGGCGACCCGAGCGTGACTCCGCCGCGCAGTCCGGCCAGGAAATCCACGGCGTCCGTCTCGATCTGCATCCGCCTGCCGCGCCCATGCCCGCCTTGCCGGCGCTGCATCTGCGCCGAAAGCAGCTCGAAATCCACGCGCATGCCTGCCGGCAACCCGTCGACGATCCCAACAAGCGCGGGCCCGTGCGACTCGCCGGCGGTCAAATAGCGAAACATTTCTTTGTATTATCCCCGACTGACTTGCGAACGAAAAAGGCCCGCAGCGCGCTGGCGCCGGCGGACCTTTTCTTTGACT encodes:
- the aroC gene encoding chorismate synthase, producing the protein MFRYLTAGESHGPALVGIVDGLPAGMRVDFELLSAQMQRRQGGHGRGRRMQIETDAVDFLAGLRGGVTLGSPLAVIIRNKDFDNVRALMDPRTGSGPPITRPRPGHADYAGAVKYRHRDLRNVLERASARETAMRVAIGEIARQYIGLIGISVSGFVLQIGDVAVAIPEGTPSAIELDASPVRCHDAEASAAMVACIDQAKANGDTLGGVFAVCASGMPVGLGANRQPFDRLDARIAAAMMSVQTVKAVEVGTGIVTGGYVGSRSHDTFEPGADKPSRGSNRAGGIEGGMSNGQDIVVQVRVKPIATLMNPLASVDLTTGEIAKATIVRSDVCAVPAASIIGEAMVCLALAEAVSEKYGADSVEELRANFEASQKGALALFAVPKHDGPVIAPQG